CAGCTTACTACAGTAAGCAAAATAGTGTAACTTAAAAATTCTATACTATACATTAACAGTAAACAACAATTTTGCTAATATTTAgtcaaattttgtttttgtaatgttgtttatattatactgtatacattttatacattataatatataatagataTTAATTAGAATTATTCAATTATTAAgttattcatttaattaaaaaattgaattaaagtttaaaaataataattaaagatgttatttaaaaataatgaaaattaataattaaattaataattataataatatatgtaaatatacacactatatatatatatatatatatatatatatatatatatatatatatatatataaaacatatataatacagacctatttattcattaacaattttgaaacgttttttttcttgtaaaattctcaATTCTTCCACAGTTTAAACCAGGGGTTTAGCATTTTTTTGGGCCTGtaatgcattctaaaaatacaaccaaacaagaaaacaaaaaaggaaaacaaaaggaaaaacaattgaaaatgtaaataaaaaaccaattaattaattgcccaattaaataaaacaatcaaaaataaaaataaaaataaaaataaagctgATGTGCTGCAACcctctgtgaaaaagtgtgGCCACCCTGCTTTGCAATACAAGTTGATTTAATTCCAAAAGTTATGCCCAAAATTAAGTGTTTGAAGTACAAACatcataaagttggaatatgagTTCTATGTCTTCTGTGCAAATGAGACTATAAATAATATCAATTTTTTGGTACCAATATTTACTTTTTAGtggaaaacatttaaaatattagCTAAAATGGTTAATTATTAGCAGCAGCCTCATGTTAGTTTGCCAAATGTGATGTTTTTACCTTAAAAGTTCAGAACACTCTGAAAAGTTAAGTCAAACGTCTCTGTGTATGCTAATATGAACAGTTCCAGGGTCTTTAGTTGAGTTAGGGATTTCAAAGGACGTTTCCATCAAAGTTTGCCTTGGAGCATCCTCATTGTCAAAGCAGCTCGTGTACCCCTGACCCCCCTCTCTGAAGAGACCCCTCCCATAGAGCCTCGTGGCAATCTGGTGCTGGTGTTTAAAGAGCCGTGATGGAGGTATGTGCAACAGACAGCGCAGCCCGGTCCAATGGGCCGGGTCAATGAGGCGTATTGTCTCCCTTTACAAATCAGTGTCAGACAACAGGCCCTGGCCTTCTGCCTGATGCCTCACACACTCCTAACGCAGACACACTTGTCACACGCTCCCCAGAGAGCAGCAGCGCACGGTCAAAATAGGGGTCGTCCCCAGCAGGGGATTACAGATTGGATTTGACACACTCGTTACAGGTGGCTTTCAGCGGCGGATCACCTTTCAAGTGGACGTCAGTGGGCTTGATTGCAGCGCCACATCAATAATTCACCGCTCAGCGCTTTGACTGGAATCACACCCAAGTTTTCACCAacgacaaacacacacacacacacacgctgctaGTAACAACCCAGGATCTAAGCAGGTACCTTCTTGTAGgttcattttgtgcattaaagatgctaaaagcaatccagtaTAGGTTTGTATATGCTCAACTGTCATGTTCCGTCTGTCAGTTTGGACTTTTGGTTTGCCTTTTCTCCCTTTCTGCCATTATTTCCTGATTGGtggatttattttgttgtgtctgtttcctgtttggactGAATGCTCCATCTTTACTCCAGTAAGTGGGAGCTGGGGGGCACCTGTGTGTTTGATGCATTATGGAGCATTTTCCTGTTCCACCTTCCCGTTTTGTTTGCCTCTTTACAAGCTATCTAAGATTGTTGTATTATTAGGGCTCGAGCACAAAATTCCATTGGTGTGCAAAGTCCCTATTGTAATcgctgtgtttattattgttattgttgttattattcctCTCTGCCTCTAATCGCTCGTTTGGAGATgctaaacatgcacaaaaaacttACCAAAATGTGCAGATGTGTAAAAAATACTcatgagaaataaaatgatattGCATTTGAAAGGAGGGTGTACACAAATTATTATATGTTTCATTACATTAATGGTTAATTTGATCtcaacaataatattgtttgtcAAATTCCGTAAAGGACGGATACGTCCAGTCCATTGTGGGGACCACACCACAGACGCCTGAGAGTGGAGCCCGGGCTTCTAGTTTACTTTatgtttacttatttttcattttagccGAGCGACATCGTTTCACAGCATTCACCCCGAACACCCGTCCCCAACTGCGTAtttgtacgtcttttacgtatttttgcgtggcgatgacgcaactctacagtaatgcatttcactttagagcaattttaagccgtAAAAACGGCCCCAAGGGACCATAGGGATCATGTACTGTAGGTGGAAAaaccacacatgacaggaaggaggaaatgAGAGAGCGTGGACGAGTGTAATAGGTTACGCACTGTCGGGACatattaacgcatgcacacgcacagttccatcttctatgccgcttatcctcattagggccgccgttatgctggagcctatcccaggtgacttcgggatagccaatcgcagggcacacatagacaaacagccatttaGAGTCcccaaattaacctaacatgcatgtttttggaatgtgggaggaaaacccggagaaaacccactccCAATGGAGTTCGAACCCAGATTTCCGATCTccggactgtgtggccaacatgctaaccactagtagCCATAGAACGCAATATCCTATGTACCTGGAAAGATCAGTacaatggccggtactgaatgggttgtcttttgaaaaatggctggaattgaatgagttaaaaattgATTCCACACCTCAATACAAGTTCAGTAGAAGCGTGTGATTGGTAGGTAGTGAGAACAATAAGAAACATGGTATAATAACTGAAAGATAagcatatccatccatccatccattttctgtgttaGTTGGTTGTATGGTGCAACCCTAATGCATCATGTGACCCAAACAAGgaataaaatattttgtcatAATTCTCTGCAGAATTTGTATGCATATGAAATGATCATGCTGCTAGATTACATGAGATAAAGATGCATAACAATGAAATTAGTACGATTATGGGAACTAAGTGCTTTGGACAAAGAGgacatgaaaagaaaatgaagcGAGGATAATCCTGGGATGATGATTGGGGGAAAAATGAGGCTTAAAGCTGTCGACAAGGCTGCGGACATTAAAAGCACTTTGGGGCGACCTGAAAGCAGATTGAGTTTGACTGAGCGGGTGAATAAGTCAGGGCCCGCCAGTCAAGTGGGGTCAGGTAGGGGTGGACGGcagggaggtggagggcggtgCCGAGGGGAAACCCGGTGACAGATCGCCGGCCTGTTTAAGCAGCCTGCTAAATTCATATGTCGCAGCTGTATTCAAAAGGGGGGACGAGAGACAGTGGCGCAGCCCAAAGGGGAGAGCGGCGGGTCCTGAGAAGGGGGTGTGGTGCTCCGCCCCTCATTTTCCAGCTCATTTCCCGGGACACTAGAGAACAGAGGTCCTATTTTGCCCACTGCCATTCAACTAGCACACAGACACCTGCTGGTGTGTAAGAAGGGGGTGGAGGGTTGGGATGGGGGgtaggtgggtgggtgggggtggagggggccCCACAGGGGAGGCCAAAGTTTAACCAGTTCACAAGTTAAGACAACACGTGACGCTGTGAAACGTCAATCACTcacaggacacttcattaggtacacactgTATCAAACACAAtaatacactaatccctcgtttatcgcagttatttggttccagCCCCTACCAAGTAGTCAATTTCCGAAgcaagattcaatattaacaccTGAAATAGTTACCTtcacgctcctattattctctgtttacatcacattgctgcCACTGTaatgcaggctacgggatcactgcatggACATAAGacacggccgccgctagcatagcaagctaccgagctaataACTCCAATTACAATATGTTTCAAACGAAGTGGggggagaaggacaaagtaagaagacaaaaccttaccacttaaATACGGTATAGGACAACTGGCAGGAGAACTATGtcgtgtcggacatgccatggctgacgagGTACAGTGTTAAGGTAACGTATAGTGCGGATCGATACTTCCGGTAGCACCTCTTAATGccctaaaatcgattctcaaataaaaatatcgATAATTTCGACTTCATtcatttgcggtaatgtttgcCTGAAACGTTTCTCTGCTGAAATGTTGACTGagccatgtatttttttaataaccaatcgtttattttaatggttttactATGTTATGCTTTatcgtttaaaataccattttcacatattttatatgattttgttctACTTCTTCTGTCGTTGAATATtggcttggctatattgtaaatcaccctgcTACCTCGGTATACGTCAGTGTTTTAAATAATTTacttaaattattaaattatgaatttaattaaatgtatttgatttaaaatatatttaaatttatttatagtattttttattaataaattgaaacGTTTTGTATTCTTTATGGTAAGATatgaaatacttttaaaaatttaccagacacattaggtgaatttgcacaaagtatcggtatcgctGATACCACCCTGACTTTTACTCAGTATCGTATCAGAAACTAAAtctgtggtatcgcacatcactggtAATCTAATGttatgtaacattactggcgcctagtggccagaatactacatataacttgtttttaaacatttttggacaagtaatagtccatagtcattTATCACTTTTTTGAAATTGCGCCATgcagcgagggaggactgtaaaGCTAACTCAGTACTAAGCACAAAgtgatattggatcccagtaGGGATTAGTAGTTAGtaagtttcttttaataaaatacttacagggtaaatctgcattcgtCTCCTCTTGGCCGACATGCTCGAAATTCCACAGTTTCCACCTTGACCGCACCTACTCTGTTGCCATTGGTCAGGGGTCGAGAGTGGGCTGGATGGATACGTTGCAAACAATATTTGCCTTACGCTGCTTCAtcaaacttttattttgtagtaatgAGCAGATGGTACAAAGGTTAAAAGATGACCACACAGCATGTCAAGTCCATGAAGGCATGCACACAATAGGGCCACTGTACAGTACGCAAAAAGTCCTTCATTATGATCTTATTCCcttttttagggaaaaaaaacaaaaacaaacgacaaaatgtaaaaaaagcagCATCAATGAAAAAGAGGAAGGtggtgatgatgaggaggaggaagtggtgAGGTGTTTGTTTACAAGAGGAGAGAGAGCACAGTGACATTCATGGGTGTGTCTCCACATCGCCCCCTGCTGCTGACACACTGTAATAACTAAGGTggccaaacacacaaacaccctaAAGCACATGCAaggggaaaatgctgcaatgaaAAATACTGCAATCAAATAAATTGTGGGTGTCCGAAGGGCgaaccgggggccatttgcgacgtgcagcttttttttttagttgccttcggcacattctcaaaatacaattgaacagggaaaaaaacagtaaaaaaggaAGAGCAGTAATTTCAGGAGagtaaggtcaaaatattatgagagtaagGTTATAATAATGACATAAAAGCGGTAATCTTACAGAAAAAACATGGTCATTTTACCAGGATAAAGTAATAACATTATGCGGGAAAATATGATTggagaagcataaagttgaaatattaaagaaaaaaagggccttattttttttcaagttgtaatatcatgacaaaaaaactgagcaaatcattttgaaaaaagttaatattGCGAAAATAACGTCTAAATATATTTGGATTAAGTCGTAATAATGGGAGAAAAGATTCACGAGAATAATgttcaaatatttgtaaaaagaaacatttttaatgcgaaaatgagcaaaagaaaaagaaagaaagaaagaaaggagaaaAACCTCATAtgaataatatgctttgtcatcTTTAACACAAAGCTTGAGatgaaggctgttttttttaaaacatattaaacTTCTTAGTATATAGCCTCTCGGTGGAagaagtttgggcacccctgacataAATGCTGCAGTATCAGAAACAAATGCAAACCCCCCATAACACCTGCAggaaagaaatgctgcaagcaACAAAACggaagttagccaagctaccaGGGGTGTCAGACGTGATGGAAATTAAAGACTCTCAGGTCTAGCACCCCTGCTGGCCTGGCTAACTTCCCCGTAGCCTGGTAAATTTCAtggtagcttggctaacttgttttgttttgtgaactTGCAGTATTTCTCTCATGCAGCTGTTTGTATACGTTCTTGGTATTTGCAGCATTCGTTTTTGATCCTGCAGCGCTTTATGTGTTAGTTTGCAGCATTTCCCCGATGCATGTGTTTTAAGGTGTTTGGACGTTGCGGCACGTCGGCTCCCGTAGATTACGGTGTCCTCTCAGGCATTTACAGGTAATATTCTTTTGGTGATATATAAACATCTTTGTGACTGTCGGCGGGTATTACAGGCGGGGGGGAgagggagaaggaggaggagcgcAGGCGGCATCACCGGACGCGGGTCCGACTTGAGATTGGCCGAGGAGACGCTGTGTCTCGCTGCCCTGGGAGTCGGGGCTCTCGTCTTCGGAGCTGGACGGCACGTAGAGGCCCAGAACCTCCTGCACCTTGAGGGGGAGCTCCTAGGATGAGCGGAGGGGGGAGGATGGAGATCAGGTTACAAAGGAGAGCTTAGCGGTGTCCTTTTCCTCCATCCATTCAGCTGTCTGCAAAGGGGCGGGGCTTACTGAAGCacagttctgtgtgtgtgtgtgtgtgtgtgtgtgtgtgtgtgtggtatgtGGGGGAATTTTCTCACACACATCTACCTACAACAGCACACCTgtacacccccaccccacctttTGTTTGTCAGAGGGCCTTCCAGTACCATATTGTTCTGTTTGCTTATTTTGTGACACGCCATAGCCGCCTGGTGCTAGcttgtgtttgtctttcttCTCACCTTACACTGAAGTAGCTGCAGGTAGATGGCCTCCGCTCCACGCAGGGTGCTCTGCAGGTCCAACTTCATGGTGAGCTCGTTAATGTGCTGCACCGGAAGGAAACAAGAGTGAGGATGAGGAGGGTGGTGCTGTAGTGACAACGGACGTCTTGGAAAAGGCAAGGGGACCTTCAGGATAGTGTTGAAGTCGTGGTCGGAGCCAATCAGCTCTCCTCTCTGCGACTGCAGGATGGCGCAGGCGATCAGGAGGTGGAAGTTGTCGCAGGGCAGACGGGTCCACATCACCTGAGGAAAAGCGCCGGATGTTACTTGACAGAattcatatacagtcaaacctgtcttagcggccacctttatagaagggccacctgcctatagcagccactgaaaaatcccctccagcaaatttacatgttatagaccctgtgtatagcagtcacctgtccaacgcagccagcagccacccattttgtctcccttggtcaatatctgacctgcatatcgcagccaaattaccaactcaagtagaagcttcatgcacgaaaaagttttgtttttcaatcaatgaaggcgtcgtgtgtagactttaattactgagtcctagctcagtcacaatcattcacaagatccacacaaactgtcagttgttccacataaaaaagccgtcttcttttgagcttgctatttcctggtcaaacatgtaactttaagagcatttgcaccaaaacattaccgcaaagtaggctgggaacaggacatgctcccagcgacgctacaataaaaaaaaaaaacatatgctagcatgcatgcggcagcgggagcaaaactgagtttggttgtacttaactgaagtattttatcagttatccgttattattaagcctctagcttccttttagtaagtaaaaaccttgactatgattgcactacattgtcatgtagacctacaaagtacacttggaagaacaagaggtgaataaatgtattgcaactgatgaggggtaggattaaataagctttgcttcttcctactcctttttgaacatgcaaaattgtgaattgtactatgtgatgtgctactgtttgactcatgcatgttcaggattaaaaccatgaaccatgataataacaagcctagtagtgctgtacaacttttatcagcagtccacagtgccatctactggtcaacattattattattatttttttcccttttttcctctactggtcaacattcaaactggatgccaacctgtctatataggccacctgtctatagcggccacttttgcagactccctcaagtggccgctatagacaagtttgactgctACTTAGGTGTTCATTTAGGTGTAAGTTCCCAGTCatatcacagtctaggaatggAACACATCCGTACCCAGTAAAGGCTGAAGTGAGCTCACCTCCCACATTGTGAGGATGTCCTCAAAGGAGAATTCTCTCTTAAACCAGATGAGCAGCCAGCGGAAACAGAAGCAAAGGGAGCCGCTGTCCTGAGAGTCTAGCGGACAAAAACCAGGTTGctttcacaaatacagtatcTTCATATCCTAAGGTCCGAATGGGAGAACACGACTCACCCAGGAAGTCGCAGAGTTCTGGGTCCAGAGCCTTTAACAGGATGCTgagctgaaggagctgctgctTCATGGCCTCCTGGGACTCTTCAAAGTTGTGGTGCTGAGGATAGAGAGGGGAGGCGACCGAACAAAAACGTGTGACACGTTATGTTTATTGACGAAAGaagtaaatgtttatttaaaaaggaAGTCTGTTGTCTTCGCACCACCAGCTCCATGAAGCCCGTCAGACACCAGAAGGACTCCACTTCGTTCTGGGTGACAAACAGCAGAGGCGACAGGAGGTCGCTCATGCCCTGCACGTACCCTGCCCATGTATTTAAAGgtcaaatgttaaaaaagggAAACTTTCTCGAGCAGCAGATCTGCATGAAAGCTAAGAACGCACCCAGATCAAAGTTGTACATGCAGTAGGTCATCAGCACGTCATGGAGGAGAGCCAGTCCTGGATTGTCATTCCCGGAGAAGAAGGTGTTGTGTCTGTCTGTCCTGTTCACGTCTCGCTCTGtgacgcaacacacacacacacacacacacagtcatattgtcgacaaaatgttttttgttccacagaaaAGACATCTCACTCACCATAAATCAGTAATAATTTGTACATTTGTGATTATATATCGAATagaatacatgtaccactgttaaaaaagcccataacttgtacatatttatgtctttatgtttttttcatctagtgttgagatttcgcactttgttcagcggacCTCGAGTGCACCATAGTTACGTGCTGCTTGGCTACGTTAGCACGAGCTTTGACAGCCAATCAGGCCTCAAAACGtgataacacataataacacaaagttttgtatttaaaggcaaagctttaaatatcttTTTACTTTACTTCAAAAAtcttttgacaaaataaaaacatatctaaacataaaatttaaatatatattaaatatatattattttctcGGGTAGATCTTGCACAGGTTCACTGCCGAGACCaaggatcttggtctcaaaatggttggtgaccactgctctaGCGCTAGCCTGTCGatcaggctaaaggctacaccgggACTCCCATTCCATCTTTTCATGGATCCTCTTCCATTATCattgattagtggtgagtagctatacattttatactttaaatgtatttcataagtgtgagaggcatatttagggattaaacctggattgtgtggcaagtgaacaatggcaattaaagagagaaggggagggttctggagctaaatctactcacttttattgcaaatgttcattCAAAATTGAAAGAGACTGTCAACTTTTATGGCCGTATTTATTACTCGCActttttcgccatttgctggtggtcccggaagAGCACGACTCACCAATCAGATTTCTGTATCCCCTGAGGAGCGAGTTCCTCATTTCCTGCTCCTCACTGACGGACTTCCACTGTACTTTCATCCTGAAGTACTCGTCACTGCAGGCACACACTTAACAGCTTCAACACCAGGTTTTATTTCTCTGATTTGATTGAATTTGATCAtcttattatataaaataaaatatcaaggTAACAAGTGAGACTGAAGCAGAGTGTTTGTAATCAAAGAGATAAAAAACACTCACGTTTTGACCCGTAAAATGTCCTCCCGCTCTCTGCGAGTGCTGCTCCACGGATAAAAGCCCAGGAGGAACTTCCACACCTCCTTCCGCAACGACGGTGTGATGCCCTGAGATTGAGAGGGCGCCACATcaatacaaaacatcaaattcaACAAGCGTGCAAGTGGTGGTGTCTCACCCCTCGGAAGACGAGCTCTTTGACGCTCTCTGGGTTCTTCACGCGACCCTCGGGGTCAAGGAACTCCTCCCATTTGTCCAGAGGTTGACCTCTGCTTACAGCTGGCTTGGGGCCGAGCTCCACCCCCTGGAGGGCAGACGTCAGATGAACATCAGCAATCAAATACATTCTAAAACACAGGTGTCAAGCTCCAAGCCgggaaccagatttggccaattatatcattttatgtggcccgtgaAAGCCTGGAACTAATGCACGTTAAAAAGACACTTATTCAAATAtgtttacatatatttcaattttattaatattatttttttacttgatatatattgtattattatttataagagTAGTGTGAAAATGTAtcattgttatgttattatttcagtactatttaaaaaaaatactatactacgtagttatattataaatactattatttgtaatattattgtgattttttttttatacatttcatttttttactttacttttgtccatatggcGTATAATGCTTTCTTACACATGTGATGAGCTCAAAGCCAGGCTCCTCGTCAAACTGAGGGGCCATACTTGAATCCTGAGCATCTCGTTGATGCAGCGGGGAATCTGGAGGCCGGAGAGCCACTCTGAAGAAGTTGGTGACTTTGGAGAATCCACCAAACGTAGTTGCATAGGGGTCCTGGATGAATCTCTGTTCAGGAAAGCAGTTTTAAGAGCGCCATAAAGTGTTTTCTCAAAGGATGTTATACTGCTAGACTTACCGATACGAGATCTGAGCCATCGTCAAAGAGGTGCAGCTTATCAAAGGACTGAGAAAGAGCATTTGGGTCTTGAGGGTAGGCCAGGAAGAGACGCCCATCAACAGGAGACCTGATGACGACAAAGTCCATGTGGTGTGTCAGTGAGCGAGTCTGACCAGCTCGTGTGATGTGGGAGTGATGCGTACTGGTCCAGGACGATGTAGCGGCTAAGGGCGCGCAGCAGCTCCCTGCTTCCTCCCCTGTGGAAGTGCAAAGGAGGCAGCGGGTGGCcccctctgctggtcaacacCAGGAAGTTTCGACCCAGGGAGAAACGGGCCCTCCTCAGGGAGTAGAGCTCCGACAGAGGCAGGGAGAAGGACCATTGACCTGCACAAGAAGGTTGCAGTCAGTCACACAAACCCTCTCCTTGTTTACACTGTACACGTTCAAGCTGTACCTGACTCTTTGACGGGGACATGTTCTCTGTCTTTCTTCACAGTGCTGATGACTGCCCAGTCTGGCTCATAGCCGGGATCAAAGTTTGTGTCCTCCTCTCCTGCTTCTCCATCCTGAAGAATATGAAGGCGGTCACAATCTGTGCCTTTTACGCACGGCAGACTGATAACAGCTGACCTTTTTGGTGTAGAGTACAGCGGGAGCAGTGCGGCCTTCATCCTCCAGCGGACTCCATTCCAAAGCTGGCACCCCAGCCTGAAAGGAGCACATTATTCATCATATATGCTGCTGTTTGGCATCAAAACAGCTGTCACACGCATGTGGATTTGCTTACCCGCTCTACAATGCGGATGAACCCGGGAATGCTGGTGTCCTGGTTGCTCCTCTTGGCGTTGGTGTGCAGGTACACTCCCTCCTTCTCAAATATCAGCTGAGGAGCAAAGCAAAGCAGTTAGCTAGCACAAACTAATGAGAGCCACAGACGGTCAGCACGTTTGGGATTTTTCTTCAAATTGCACTGAAATAAAGTCCTTAACAATACAACGAAGTCAACGCATCACGTGATCAGCAGGGCTGGTCTGACAGGTCACGTAACGCGTCTTGCGATGAAGTATCCACGAAGTTTCTTTGATGTCGCTCAACATTAGTCTACCACTCCTACTACGCTTATCTCTTCAAACTCAGTATCTTTATGATTTAACGCCATCTAAATTTACAGGCGATAGGAGAGgactagctagctaacaagtcaacacaagacgacGGCAGGCAACGACAACTGGCTCGTGTATCCAAACTATCGGAGGGACAGATTTAGCAATTTCTTCACGTtcgaaacataaaaaaatatcaagTAAGCCTCGTCGATACCTTGTAATCATCATTGTTTTGCTCCATTCTTAAATGGCTGTGGGTCGTCTCTACGCTTGTCGTCCCAAAACAAATGTTACGTCACTCTTCCTGATTCCGTAAAGCCCGCCCACAGAGTGACAGTCTTAATTTTTTCAGCAAGAGCTTAAATATAACAGGATTCGGATTGTATTTCATCACTTCAAAACTTAAcgtttttgttctggtttatGAATATAATTTTTAGTGCAGTTCTACCTTGTGACCTCTAAGGATAtgatataaataagacaaaaactaCTCTACTGTGCTATTGTTATACTCACACATTGTTTTTAGACTCTTGATTATCGAGTATCATCACCTTTGTGTTTGTCCAAGcgcttttttttattagtttatagtttatagcTTACTTTGTGCGAACATTGTGATCATGTGACGTGGGGAGCAGAAGCTGATTGGCGCATTGAGCTGGGCGTACATCAGCCCCGCCCACAGAAACCAGTCACGTGTACATGGTGCGTTCTATTGGAAGGCAGTAAACAGGTGACGTCAACACCGGATATACCTTCACGTCTTTCTAAATAAAAGCACCGCGTTGATTGCATATCACTCATAGACATGTAGCATCACTGACATAGAGGGTTAACATAATAACATTACTCTCGTTGGACTATACGCAAATTATGTATCTGTG
This genomic interval from Dunckerocampus dactyliophorus isolate RoL2022-P2 chromosome 18, RoL_Ddac_1.1, whole genome shotgun sequence contains the following:
- the tbc1d17 gene encoding TBC1 domain family member 17 is translated as MEQNNDDYKLIFEKEGVYLHTNAKRSNQDTSIPGFIRIVERAGVPALEWSPLEDEGRTAPAVLYTKKDGEAGEEDTNFDPGYEPDWAVISTVKKDREHVPVKESGQWSFSLPLSELYSLRRARFSLGRNFLVLTSRGGHPLPPLHFHRGGSRELLRALSRYIVLDQSPVDGRLFLAYPQDPNALSQSFDKLHLFDDGSDLVSRFIQDPYATTFGGFSKVTNFFRVALRPPDSPLHQRDAQDSSMAPQFDEEPGFELITCGVELGPKPAVSRGQPLDKWEEFLDPEGRVKNPESVKELVFRGGITPSLRKEVWKFLLGFYPWSSTRREREDILRVKTDEYFRMKVQWKSVSEEQEMRNSLLRGYRNLIERDVNRTDRHNTFFSGNDNPGLALLHDVLMTYCMYNFDLGYVQGMSDLLSPLLFVTQNEVESFWCLTGFMELVHHNFEESQEAMKQQLLQLSILLKALDPELCDFLDSQDSGSLCFCFRWLLIWFKREFSFEDILTMWEVMWTRLPCDNFHLLIACAILQSQRGELIGSDHDFNTILKHINELTMKLDLQSTLRGAEAIYLQLLQCKELPLKVQEVLGLYVPSSSEDESPDSQGSETQRLLGQSQVGPASGDAACAPPPSPSPPRL